AAGTGTTTGTTATTTTTCATTCAGAGTGTACATTGATTCCAGTGTAGCAAGAACAGAAAATAAGGTACTCTCTAAATAATGTGTGAGGTTTCAGATTCTGTAATTTGTTTTACTGTTGCTAACTGAGCATGCTTAGATAATGTGGTGATTTGAGTGGAGTTTCAGAGTCGACCGTTCATGTCTGCAGTCTCAAGTTTCTATATGTATAGTTTGAGACCTAATAAGtactgatcatttcagaaagtttcatgtttcatacttatgattgATACTGATTGTATTCACGTAATTGGGCCACTTGGATACGGTGGTTGGCTAACTAATAAGTAAGATGTACCCAGTTCTGCATAAAGATTTAGGCACCCTAATTTCTTAAGTCTTTGTGGAGTCAGAGGTGTTGAATGTTTTTGTTCGAAGTCTTTTTGAAATGATGAGTGATGCATACCTATTCAATGTTTTACATGGTACTGCAAGTGAAGAAATGATTTGTACTGAACCATCTAATGGGTTATTGTGTTTCTTTGAAGTCATGAATTTGTAGCAACTGACGCCCTCATTGGCATTCTTTTTGAAAGATATCCAAGATAGTTAAAGCATTGTGGGGAcgaggaggccgagcagtccgtTGTGTCTCCGCCGTCGCCGGCCGCACCGGTATGTTGTGCCCCTTTCCCTGCTTCACGTCCTAGGCTACTCCACCACCACTGGATACGAGTGTGGCCATGACAGAGGAATCTTGTGCAGGGGGATTTGATGCATAGCATGTTATGTACATGCAATGGAAATGTTACACAGTGAAACACATTTTGATCTTCTAATATTAATATGCATTGCTGGCATGAAGGTTATTATTTGttgtttcacacacacacacaaggttaTTATTTGTTGTTTCACACATTGTATTGGGGAAAAAATTAGGACCAAAGGTTTTGGTATGTCTGATTGTCGACATGCCACCGGAGGTGCATGATTGTCTGATAGGCTTGAATTTTTAAGTTTTCTTTCTTATTGGtcttgtttgtttttattttgttgAAAACCCATGATTTTACCATAACCCAAAATTACTAAGTTAAATGGAGAGGCTCAATGAGAAGTTTCGGGACATGGAAGAAATTGATTGTTCTAATTTAAGTAATATAAAAAGAAAAGTAGTATTTTCTATTAGTAACATATGTCTATAATATTATGATTTACCTCTGCTAATAGGTGTCGTCGGTGAAAAGAAGCATGCCCAAATTTGTAAGCCCATATTGGTATTACTTTCCAGTAATCAACATCcaacaaaatatatatttatgaatGATCTATTATCTTGCCATGAATAACAATGATAAATTTGTTGTTGACTCATGTTATATCCTCATAAATAAAGTGCCACATGGAACTTTCTCTATCAGTTCAGGCTGGATGGGCAAGACGACATACTGCAGACCGGGACCAAGGTGAGAATATTAGATGGAAATTTATGTAGCATATGTACAGCTACGTTTATTAATCTCCTTCtcactttttcctttttctttgcagAGTTATGTTCATTATCAGTGATATGTGTTAATACTCTCCTAGAGATTGGTTTTTTTGCGATCGCAAAAAAAGGAGCCAGATACATGGCGAGCTTCCAAATATCAAGTTGCAAGTACCTTCGTTGCTTTGGACCTTGCCATGGAAGGATGAACACTAAATGACCACAAAATGCCTCTAGATTATGAGTAAGCATGTTTCTACCTTCAGCGGTTTGGGCATCTGCTTTGTCTCTGTGGCTGGTTTCACGGGTACCTGCTTTTGCTTGGAACAACCACAGGTGCTGCAGCTTGGTTTGCTGACTAGCAATGTTTTGTTTCTTTGGTGGACAAACTTGTATCTCAGAACGTTGACGGATTATTTTATTTGATCAGCTTATGTGGAAACTACTAATTAATTTTCATTGCCTCTGTACACACACTTGCATATCTTTTTTCCTGGTGCTTATTGGCAATGACCCACTCATAGGCATGACCTAGAAGAAAATAAGAATGAAAATGTATTTTTCTTGGTTGGAAATATTACACCTCAAATTTACTTCAGTTTTTTTTTGAGCAACTTTTTTTTGAGCAACTCAAATTTACTTCAGTTTGGATGCAATGATGACTTTAAGATTGAAATAACTGgtgaattatgtcaattatatagtTTAAGAGGTCATGGATGTGATATATGAGAAACAATTTTGTTTGTGATACATGAATATCTATATGGCACTGTGGATGCTGGCGAGATGTTGGTCATGGCCTTGTTGTCGAGATGCACTAGCTAGGGGTGCATGCATGGCCATAGGCCACAATTAAATTTTCTTGACGAACTGAGGTATTTGCTAAGCAATGGACATGGGCCTGTTGATTTATAAAGCACAATATTTCCAGTCATTTGTACGAGTTCGGAATTATATGCTTTTTACGTGAGATTGCAGCTGCTAAAAATGTAGATTTATGTTATGACAGAATTATTAAGTTTCATAGTAGAACATATTTAagcgagacgtgcgttgcacgtgcatgcttactagtagaTAGAAGGAGTTGATACGGAAAAACcttcaggcctcctttggttcatagagtaggaaaatcgtaggaataaaaaagtcataggaaatgagatgagatgtatctcaaatcctatgagtaggaataggaaaggaaatGCCCTTTAATTCACatcatatgattttttttcattaagtctaggctaatgtttatctTTTTTATGAAATATGGAGGATGGGAAGAATTCCTTCATAGAAATAGGATTCCATTCcaacaaaccaaagggcttcaaagaaATTTTTTCTATATAAATCATATACTATGAAATTTCTGCAAAATTTCTCTAAACCAAAGAAGGCCAATATGAAGTTTGAAATGATGAATTGAGATAGAGTATGTTGATGATCCGGTAGTTATCTAAGAGGCGGCGTGCTGCGTCACGCATGACGGTCGCGAGAAGGAATAACACTGTAGACGGAAAGGCTTGAGCTGAAAGGCGCATGGCAATCGTTGGATTTCAATCCAAACGGCTAGATGAGTGTCCGGATCTTGAAGTTCCCCGAGCCGTCGATGGTCCGGCAGCAGATGCCGGGAAATACCCAATGGTTCCTGGGGACATCTGTCCCCGGAATCTCACCGCTGATCCAGCCCTGCCTATTAGTATATGACCTGGTCTTCTTTCGTATTAGCACTTTACCTGTACCAGCATGGGTGTGTAGTATTTGATTCCTTCCTAACTGTTCCTCACCCAGCAGCACAGCCTGGCCCGGTTGCATTTAACCAGCTTCTACCTCCCCACCCATCTCTGTCTTGCGCATTGTTTGTGTCGGAATGCAGCAGGGGTTCAAACCGCGTCTGCCCCTTTCAATGATGTTTTTTTTTTAATTGGTTCTCCATGGAGACTAATATACACAGTGAAGGATAATGGGATGGGTTACTCGGTGATGAACATGATTACCCGAGACATCATCTACTATCCATCTTCCTTTCCTCACCCTCTCACCACTTATCAACCGAGCAGAACAAAACAGAGTCCCCATCCCAAGCTCAGGCACCGCGCCGTACTTCTCCAGTAAGAACCCTCGCTACCCCTCTTCTCGCCGTCTTCAACTGCTGGACGTCTCCTGCTACGATCCGCCCGAACGTCAGGTCAGCTCCCCATCTCCATTCATCCcctcccctctcccttccttctttgttcctctccccctctcgcACCggctgtattctatttttttcctaTGTTTTATTCACCCTCACAGCAGCCGTGATGGACCCCGATGAAGATGTCGATCACCCCGGCGTCAACCTTTCATCCCTTGACCCCGCTTGCCCCACCCCAAGTTCCAGGACTTCACTTCTAAAAGTTTGTTCCATTATATCTACATTCAACGAATTCAAACGCAGACTTGTCGTAGAAATTGGATTTGGTGGCATGTTGCGACTGCCCGCTATTTCTAAGCTAATTTGAAGTTTAGCACATGGCTCATGAGCATGGTGGATGGGCTAAACAGATACATTAAACTATCTCATGATAGATCTATTAGGTTCTGGCCAGGGGATATCCATAAAGTTTTCGGTATCCCCTATGGCAAGCTAGACATACACAGTCTTGAATATCAACAAACCAAAAGTTCCGTTCAGTTTTTTAGATCTGTGCTTGGTATGCCTGACAAAGGGAATCAAGTGATGAAATGTGTCGAAATGGTTATAATGAAAGATCTGAATGAATCAACTGCCGGTAATTTAGAGATTGACTGTTTCAAGATGGCTTTAATGATTTTTTCCATGGGCCACATCCTGACACCGTCCACTAAACACGACCAGGCCATCATTGATTACTGGTCAGCTATTGCAAACACGGACTAAATTATAGACTTCAACTTCTGTGATTATGTGTTTGCTGATTTACTGGCAGCTTGCTGGAAAGTAAAGCAAGACATTCAAAATAATAGACCAGTTACTCACTTGATGGGATGCCATCTTTTTTCCAGGTATTCACTGCTGTCAATCATAATTTTTTTCTCTCCAATACATACAAGATTCTTGCTTGCTTCATCCAAACAGCCATAATTTGAAATTCCATTGAATTGCATATTTTCTATCTCGACAACCTAGCCTTGGGCATGCTAAACCTCCCTCACAATTCATACCCACACATATCCTGTTTCGACGAAGCAAGGATCAAGCAGATGATTATCCAGCGCACAAAAATTGGCCCTGGCCCCCCTGATTTCTCCCTAGGTCAGGTATTTTCTGTACTAATTTGCCAATCCATTATTTTGAAGCCGATGAAATATGAATGCACTAACTCTCTTATTGTTTTTTAGATCCGTCACCATTCTCAGATATGCTACATGCGCTCCGTTTGGGATTCAAAGACTGAAGCAAATACATCCTCATCAAAGAAACCAGTTATTCCGTCCCCAAAAAAGACCTTTACAGATACCCCTCAACCTATTTCTGTTGGTACTTCTTTATTTTTGACCAACATACCTACGCCTTCGGAATTCCCCAGCATCCTCAAGCATAACTATCCACAATTGGTAAACATATAACACTGTTTTTATACCACTCTGCACCACCACAATTTCTCCCCACACAGTATATAATTCAAGTTTATGTAGAGGCACATTCTGAGCTTGGCATACTCCTGAATCAGCACAACGCTGTTTCCTTTAAAGCCTGCAATGAATTGAAGCGATCCGTTCATGAAGAGAACACTCGATTTCTTCACAGTGTTGTGTCAACCTTATCTAAGAGTTGCGTCTGTTGCACGCTCCGTGGTACAACATGCATTGCACAAGAACTGCAGCCACCTGAAACCCCTGTTTTATCTAATTTGTATCATCATTCTAAGCAACAGTCTAAGTCTGAAGGTGACTATTATAGTTATAAACAGTACTGATCACAAGTTACACATATTAACACATCTTATTCCATGTCAGGTGCCACCTCCGCAGCACCAAAGCATAAACATAACCCTGCCACTTTGTCTCACACTATCAATGAGGTTACACCCTCACACAAGAAAAGCAGGATAAACTGTAAGTCACTAATTTTTCATTGTCATCCAGTGGTATGCATTAATTCATCAATATTTTATTATATATTTTTAACCTTCCCTCTCCATGCTTTTTTTCAGCATATCACGCCGATGACGAGGTTACTCCAAAGAACTCAAAATTGCAAGCACAACATGAAGAGTCAAAATGTTGGGCTGACAGCCTAATAGGTGGCATCCTCATGTTCACCAATGAGACTGACCCCCCTGAAGATGCTGTCCTATTTGCTCATATCTCACCATTCAAACCCACCCCTGTTACTACCTTGCACACATCTTATGTTGATTCTCATTGGACTGATGGTAGATTACACATTCACCCACCACCTGACGTTCTAATCGAGATTGACTCATATCTTCGGAACCACCCAACAAGTGACCTTAGCTGGTACGACATATTCCTTATTACTGCTGCAATATATCGTGCTACATTTCAGTTGCCCTCATGCTATTTTTTTTCACAGCCCGTGGATCACACATGTGACCCCCCGTTATTGCTCTCTTACTGGTAACACTATCGTCGACCAGTTGTATGGATGCAAGCTTCTTGATCACGAAGATTTGTTCGAAACATATATCAGCCAAGCCCTGCTATTTAAAATAATCAGTTATTCCAAACATATATGTAACGAGGAGATTTGTTCTATCGAAACTTACGCTTTCAATGTCTTCTTGAAACATATCATCATGTTTTTTAACCCTCTTCCCAAAATTCCATTACTCACAGTAGGATACAGTGATCGGAACTAGCAAGGACATGATGCTCTGATTATCGGTAATGCCACCTTCTTCAAATTGCTTTCTAGATGAATCTTTTTCGTGTGTAATTGTTCAGCTTCGCAATGCAGATCATCATTTGGATTGTAAAGCACCNNNNNNNNNNNNNNNNNNNNNNNNNNNNNNNNNNNNNNNNNNNNNNNNNNNNNNNNNNNNNNNNNNNNNNNNNNNNNNNNNNNNNNNNNNNNNNNNNNNNNNNNNNNNNNNNNNNNNNNNNNNNNNNNNNNNNNNNNNNNNNNNNNNNNNNNNNNNNNNNNNNNNNNNNNNNNNNNNNNNNNNNNTAACACATTCTGTGCTACCCATCAACGGCATGTTCAAGTTTGGCACCATAGCCCCTGCCAACACAATTTAGTGCATtcaggttccttacaaagaaaagagTAACGATTTGCTATACCTTTATCTTTCTCTGCCCCCTCATCTAAACTTGGACTTGCCTTCCTCTTGGTACTCTTCGCAAAGTTTTCACGGACCCTGATTACAAATTTAGTATTTTAGCACCATCGCGCGTATGATATTGAATTTCACATTACATGTAATTAGATAATTACTTACCAGCCAAAACATTGTCCAGACAAGAAACAGTTTCATTTACCAAACCACCCCCCTCTACCTCGTTTTTCTGAATATAACGCAGAATCTTAACTGTTCCAACTGTCAACATCAATTTCTCTACTGATCTATGTGTCTGAAATAGTTTTTTCTTCCTTTCCTCAGTCAGACTGGTTTCATTCACGAGATATGCATGTAACTTCATTGATCTATCGATCCTACCTTCAGCCCGCTGTGCTAGTTCTTCAAATATCCAATTCCTCCCCTATATACACATTCTGAACATTCAGTATACCATAATAAATCCATTTCATAAACTTAAatctggtttagtatttttaccttCATGCATGAATCTTTTTTTAAATCGTAAGGTAAGTTCTCAGCATGCTTGATCGATCCTTTTACCTGTCAGCATGCTTTTTTATGTTAGCTGCTACGAAATGTTCATTTATGTAAACCTAGATATCTATCATTTTTATAAAAGTTCATTTCCAGAATGTTCATACAAAAGTTATTAATTATTCATACTGAAACATATATCTTCATTATTCCAAATGTAATACGCCCGCCATCTACTCTGCTGTTTGCCTTCACCAGTGCACTTAGAATTTGTTTATTGTAGTGCTTGATCCTTGGTAAAGCTTTTGGATCTAGTTGAATGAAACCAGTGTCCACCGAGTCGAAATAACGAATCTGTTATACAGAATCCTGTCAGTACATCCACAATTTGAAGATAGCAACCTAGTCTACCTATTGAATTATTAAATTACCTCAAGCAGAGCAGGGCACCCATGTAGTGTGATGTTAAGAAGTGGATTATCCCTGTTCAGTTTCCTTGCACCGCTTATTATCTCATCAATAGCATATTTTCCCCAATTGACATCTTTCAAATCCAGATAGAGTATCACCATCATATAAGAACTCCTCCTGTTGACACAGCATTTTTTCTCCACCGGAACAAGTGTACAGAAAGGTACAGCATTGCAAATGCTCTCTCTGTGCGTGATGCACCTTCTTCNNNNNNNNNNNNNNNNNNNNNNNNNNNNNNNNNNNNNNNNNNNNNNNNNNNNNNNNNNNNNNNNNNNNNNNNNNNNNNNNNNNNNNNNNNNNNNNNNNNNNNNNNNNNNNNNNNNNNNNNNNNNNNNNNNNNNNNNNNNNNNNNNNNNNNNNNNNNNNNNNNNNNNNNNNNNNNNNNNNNNNNNNNNNNNNNNNNNNNNNNNNNNNNNNNNNNNNNNNNNNNNNNNNNNNNNNNNNNNNNNNNNNNNNNNNNNNNNNNNGAGCTCTGCCTTttcattaagaagaagagaatcggCCAGTTTATAAGGAAAACTGGCCGAAAACCGATACATCTACGATACACGCACACGCTAGCCCCGAGGCTGCGCACCACTCGAGTCGACGACACTGTCACCCAAGTGACCAGAGACGACAACCTACAACAGAACAATGGGCTCCGGAGCCGCCGCTCCGACATCCACACCGGCCCCGAGGCCACGCACCAGCCTAGTCGCTGGCTCCGCCTCCCTAGAGGCCAAAGCCAACACCCAACGCACACGAGATCTCCGGCGCCGCCGCACCGGCTTCCACTCCGGCCCCGAGGCCGCGAACCCACCTAGTCGATGACCATGTCGCCCTCGCAACCAAAGCCAACCACCACTCGAAGGAGATACTCGGAGCCGCCGCTCCGACTTCCACGCCGGCCCCGAGGCCGCGCACACGCCTAGCCGACGACGAAGTTGCAAAGCCATAGAGCCACCGCCAACAGATGAAGGATCGGACTTCCAAAGGCGTCGCCCCCAAGAGGGAAGCGACGAGGAACGCCGCCGACGCCCACTTCGGCCAAGGCCGAAGTTTGGGTTTTCACCCGAAGAGCCCGTGGCTGAGATGACGAGGGAGGTGAATGGGCTCCACGACGCCGCCTCCAACAAGGGAACGACATCCTAGGACGTCGTCGACGCCGGCATCGACCGAGGTCGAGCTAGGCTTTCACCCGGAGCTCACCAAACCCATCTTCACCACAGCCAATCACCACCGGCGGTGGCCGAGCACTCTACACCgatcaccaccaccaccgccaaccACCTCTTACACGGCAAGCAaaaccaccacggcaccacgcgcCGTCATGGCAGCCCCGCACCCACCGCCAAGagcggcgccgccgcgccgccatcctCCCTCCTCGTTGCCGTAGCCAACGC
This portion of the Triticum dicoccoides isolate Atlit2015 ecotype Zavitan chromosome 7A, WEW_v2.0, whole genome shotgun sequence genome encodes:
- the LOC119331392 gene encoding uncharacterized protein LOC119331392 — its product is MMVILYLDLKDVNWGKYAIDEIISGARKLNRDNPLLNITLHGCPALLEIRYFDSVDTGFIQLDPKALPRIKHYNKQILSALVKANSRVDGGRITFGIMKIYVSVKGSIKHAENLPYDLKKDSCMKGRNWIFEELAQRAEGRIDRSMKLHAYLVNETSLTEERKKKLFQTHRSVEKLMLTVGTVKILRYIQKNEVEGGGLVNETVSCLDNVLAGSVKTLRRVPRGRQVQV